CGGCAAGCCCATCGACAAGGGTCCCCCAATTCTGGCCGAAGATTTCCTCGACATTCAGGTAAGATCCTCGCGTTGCGTGTAATTGGTCCTTGGCACGGTCTAATGTGTTATTTGCCACCGCTTCTTTCGTTAGGGTCAACCCATTAACCCGTGGTCGCGTATCTACCCGGAGGAAATGATCCAAACCGGTATCTCTGCCATCGATGTGATGAACTCGATTGCCCGTGGTCAGAAGATTCCGATCTTCTCGGCTGCCGGTCTGCCGCACAATGAAATTGCCGCCCAAATCTGTCGTCAGGCCGGTCTGGTCAAGCAAACGGGTAAGTCGGTGCTGGACGAGCACGAGGACAACTTTGCCATCGTGTTCGCCGCTATGGGTGTGAACATGGAGACAGCCCGTTTCTTCAAGCAGGACTTCGAAGAGAACGGTTCCATGGAGAACGTGTGCCTGTTCTTGAACTTGGCCAACGATCCTACCATCGAGCGTATCATTACGCCACGTCTGGCCCTGACGGCGGCCGAATTCTTGGCCTACCAGTGCGAGAAGCACGTGTTGGTTATCCTTACCGACATGTCTTCGTACGCCGAAGCTTTGCGTGAGGTGTCGGCTGCCCGTGAGGAAGTGCCCGGACGTCGTGGTTTCCCCGGTTACATGTACACCGATTTGGCCACCATCTACGAACGTGCCGGACGTGTCGAGGGCCGTAACGGTTCGATTACGCAGATCCCCATTCTGACTATGCCAAACGACGATATCACCCAtccgattcctgatttgaccGGTTACATTACCGAGGGCCAGATCTACGTCGATCGTCAGCTGCATAACCGTCAGATCTACCCACCGGTGAACGTGCTGCCGTCGCTGTCTCGTCTGATGAAGTCCGCCATCGGTGAGGGCATGACGCGCAAGGATCACTCCGATGTGTCCAACCAGCTGTACGCTTGCTACGCCATCGGCAAGGACGTGCAGGCCATGAAGGCCGTCGTCGGTGAGGAGGCTCTCACGCCCGACGATCTGCTGTACCTGGAGTTCCTGACCAAGTTTGAGAAGAACTTCATCTCGCAGGGCAACTACGAGAACCGCACCGTGTTCGAGTCGCTCGACATCGGCTGGCAGCTGCTGCGTATCTTCCCGAAGGAGATGCTCAAGCGTATCCCGGCCTCGATTTTGGCCGAGTTCTACCCACGAGACTCGCGCCACTAAGCAGCGCAGGGCCCATCCTCTCTCTGGTTcgcattgttgttttatggACGGTATAGATGGTAGTGCAATTGTTTCGGTTGGTGCAAGTCTCCAGTTTTTATCTTATCGCTAGGAGCAAATGGTATTTGTGTAAATAGTGGTACGAACTGAACAAGACATTAACATATATGATAATCCACGTAATGCATTCCTTTCGAATCCACAATCAATGGatcaagttttattttgtctctGTTCTGTAATGGGTGTGCAGGAGTTGAGTTGATTTAAAGGAACTTCCAGTTTTTTGCTATCCTTTTCACCTGCGggcacggtgtgtgtgtgtgtgcgtatagCGGCTGGTCATGTTAGGAATGTCTGCTTCCACATACTTTTAAAACGACACGAGATAATACTTTGACTGCCACATGATTAACAGCACACGATGattttttgggaagttttaCCTACAGCTCTGTTGCAACAACAGTGTGCCACCCTACAGGAAAGTGATCGTGCATGCAGAAGATACGAGCATCGTGATTGTTACTTCgcatagaaaagaaaaaaaaacaaacaaatccaaaccAAGCCAACAAAGGGAAAACCAACATCAACAACGTtaacgacgacgacaacgacgaaaGAAGCCAAGAGTCGCACAAAACCAGCGAAGAACCCCGACGCTCGTATCGTCCGAGAAGCGTTATCTGCGCGGATCGTAAACAGCATCCGATCTACGCAGAACGCTAACGAATGCACGCATCGCAACGGACTGTACAACATCAAATACCATCATGAAGTGAACATCTGCTTCATGTCTGTGAGGTCGCTTGACTTTAGGATGGATTTTTGTCACCTGCCGATTGCAACTTGACGTGTACGTGGGTTGAGACTGGCTTAAAATCATCGATCAAAATGGCAGAAATAAGCAGAACTTCCAAAACATTGACCAGTGCGCCAGTTGGTGCTTCGTTAAACTTTGGGGGGTATAGTAGGGAAATAGAAAAGGCACGCACGCAACTTTAACAACACCACAACACTTTGTTAATTGCATATAATCATAcctatatatatacacacacagagcTTTGATGCAAATTATTCTTTGTTTCGTTAGTTAGATTAGGAGGAGAATTCGAAGGAGGACCTTGGTTGTGCTTCGGGCGCACCGAAAACTCCAGAGACTCCACGTTTTATTAATCACCCCATCTTCGTTAGTGTCGATTAAGAGCATAGCTAAGGCGTTTCCTTTTTACATATATCTTCGTATACATTTTTATCGTTTGTAAGGAATGTTTCGTATATTAATAAtagctgttttgtttcatttttttcatgctGCGGCAAGCTCGCAAGTATGCTCCACCGGAATCTGCGAACGGGTGTATCGTCTATTATTTGCTCATCTGATCTGAAAGTGGGTCCAACACGCTTAGGCGCGAGGGATGCCGGCTGCAGCAATCGCTGAAgaatttgctttatttgttgAGCGGATGCACAATAAGTTGATGGTTACGCCCAGCGCCTGGCACTCTCTTTCAAGCAAATTTTCCACTGTCGCTCTGGATATGCCATCTTATGCCATCGTACAAAATGCTTTCGCAAGTAAATCCCCTTTTTAATAGACCACGTTTTTGCGAGAGTGACGGTTCTGGAAGGTTGCACCTTGAAAGAGCACCATTGAAGATCGGTTTGCtaggtgtttgtgtgcgtatatACCAATACTTCTTTGCATAACGATCCGATAGAGCAAATGTACACAGTTGATAATCCCTTGGCCGTTGTTTAACCATGCTCGATTCAGAGGACATTTCGATGCCTTCCGTCGCCAAAGTGGAAGTGTACTTGATGAGTGAGCGTATGCAATGTTACTTATGTTATACTGTCCAATAAGATAAGGCTCTACCTGATGCTGTAAAGCATATACAAGATCCGTACGTTTTACGATAATCATCCCAATGGGCTCCCTCCGGCAAACAATCTTAGCAAATGGAGCACCATCATTAACCACTTCCACCCGGAAGGTGGTATTTAGCTTTGCAAGCATCGCTGCATGTAGAAAATGTCCGCACCCGGTAGAGGGTATCTGTAGACTGTGTTTTGCATAACGTTTCCGCGAATTACAACCGCGACAAAGCATACTCTACGGCATATTGGGGGGGAGCGATAGAGAAACGGTAAAGAGTTAGCGTAAATGTAACAAATATTATTGCTGTATAATTATCTACTACACACGATCAACAATGCAACAAATTGAaaggaataaacaaaaacaacagaaaacaatacacacacaactacAGACAAAAAAGTTCACATAGCAAAAGGTGCAAAAGGCATTGTGGCGGTACGCGCAAGTGCAGATGTTTTAAGTGTGCAGATATGTCATCCTGTATTAGGTCCATCGTTGAGAATGATAAGAATAAAGTGTAAAATCGacaaatgtgtatgtgtgtgaatatTTCGATTAGACGTACAAATGGTGATTGTAGGAATACAAGGAAGGACAAAGTGCTAATAGCTCTAGTACACATATACGACTATAAGACCCAGACAAAAGCGGTAGGAGGGAAGCCGAAtgaaattgtgcaaaaattaGATGGCCTTGTACAAAAAGGTGTTCTAGAGCTTACTTTGATGGTTATCGACAAACAATGGTGCTTGATACGGAATGATTCAACTGGCAAACACTGCGAAGAGGACGCGTTGAACAGCTGTCAGGCTGTGTTCGACGTAGTAACAGTGGTGCAGTTAATTATAGtaagttttaatgttttataataATGAGCACGCAGAAATGTGATTTCATTTTCCGATTGCAGAGCATTCTTTGAAGTAGCTTCTAATATCTCTTCGACCTCGCTGTCCATAAAGGAATCCTTGTTGAGAACGTCCTGCAGGTCGAATTCGTTGAATAACAGAGATGGTTGTTGAAGCCAATTCAATAATCAAAATGCTCTCAAGATGTTATATAGCTAAATACCTAGGCTATCTGTTTGTCTAGGTAAGATATGCAGCTATATACGTCACGGATGTTCCGGAAGACGAGTTGGGTAAGAAAAACTGTAGAACTTCCAACGCGAGATATTTCGAAAGAAACGATGAGTAAGAAATGTTAAAGAACCTTCAGGCAAGGTTcgaattgttattgtttctttcCAAGTTTGTGCTCAATTTAATTGTTGTTGAGGATTGTTCACGACGACAAGAGAACTTTTTAAGATTAGAATTCCTATAAATCCCCAGAGAATTTGAGAGGCTCCACTCTCGATTCGATTTGCTCCATGTACGTGATCTATCTGTTTCATCTAGTTTTGAAGTCTTAAAATAGAGTCAGTGTAATACCCCTgtgatttgttgattttttatacTTATTGAATTCAAGTCAATCACCAAGCGCAAAGATGGTTTCGCACGGGGAAgttttgtcaaaaaaaagCGGTTCCACATCAACAAGAACGTACACGCAAAGGTAAATGTGTGTGGAGTAAAGCGGGTCCTCCCTGCATCAGTGGTCTCTGTCGATCTGTCGACCtttttagcagcagcagttcaatTCCCCATTCGTGTTCGCGCCgaagggttttgtttgtcgtttggatatttcttccgttccgttccggggCCAACGCGAATGGCGCGTGACGAAGGATGTTGGTCCTTTGCAGAACTGGGCAGTGCAGCTGTTATTGGTATTGGTATTGGTTCCAATCGAGTTTactcaaagaagaaaaagagaatGTCCTCAGTTGTGGGGTTTGCGATTCGTTTGtcaatttttcctttcccatgCACTTGAGTGCTCTGCTCGTCATAAGAGCTTTGAGAAGTTTGTGGAATCGGACGAAAATGGAGTTGTTGGAGCTAAAattcaacaagaaaaaacatctTACCACCATCATACAGAGACAGCTACCGTGTGGGGTAtgctttgaaaatgtttacctACGGCGTACGGACGAGGAATGTTTATTCATCATCTGGCGTATTTTTGGAAGCTGGCGATGGCGCGAAGTCGGGAATTGATTTGCCCGTCTGAAGATGGTATTGAtatatacgtgtgtgtgtatcctTGAAGGATATGTGGAACGCGCCGATAAGCGGGAATAAATTATGTCAAAATTATCGACAGATTGCCACCAGCCACGGCACTCGGAAAAGTTGGAGAAGTTTCGCGCAGAAAGCATTCCGGAAGAAAGTGTGTACCCGAGTgcctttaaacattttaaaaccattCCACTAAGAAATAAGCTAATGGCTTTTTAATCTGGTACCAGTGAAGGTGGTGGTCGTAGGCGAACGGTTTGAGTAGAAAATGGTGCGAACTAAATTACGATTTGATGGGCAAACGGTGTCCGCTTTACAGGAGTTTCTATGCGTTTGGTGCGGTAGGAACTTCGAGCAAATTTGGGATGAAGTTGATCCGAACGTTATTAAGCGGGTCAATACTGCAAAGCTTATGCAAATTTATGGCCGCACTCATTGAAAACATTGCGAAGCCAAAGTGTTACAGGGAATGTAAATGTTTGCACCTTGCCGTAGAATGTTGGAGTCTCTTCTGCTTCAGCCGTCTTCAATTAAAACACTGTAATGTTTGAATATAAATGCTATTGCTGCTGTTCTTTcgttttaaacaaattgctatAGTTCATCatccaacacacaaaaccgtcGCAATGGTTTCGCATCAACAATCCGGTGCCCACCCGGCTTCCGCAAAACCACAACAGAGGcgattgtaaaatttattaaacgaCCCAAGTATTTGCATCGTGGAAGATCTAACCGTTTGGTTCAAAATGAGAGCAAAGGAAGAAGTTTAACTTTCAATCACGTCTCGGCTTCTTCTGCAAgggtgtgtgtggttgtaaCAGCTCACGATCGGTCAGACATTTGCATGAATTGATATGATGATTGGCTGATTGGTTTCACTATCCGTTCGTTATTGGTTGGGCTtattggtgagtttttgagaACTTTTCATATTTGGAAAGTTCATGGTAGGGAACGGAACTTTgctgacgttttttttttgtgtagctCCAATAATCGTTATTTGCCAGTAGTGCAAGCAGCTGGGCCGGCGAAGAATTCTTGAGTGTCCATATTCCAAGGCAACCATTCATATTCCCAAGAATGTTGATTTGGAAATACTTTTAGCAAACcaagtttcgttttgtgtattAGGGGAAAGTTTCGCTTTGTATTTTCGTTAATGTTGGGATGGTGGGAGATCGTGTAGGGTGCACGTAACCTGGTGGTTAGATGGTTAAATGCTCTCGTATCTGTAGAAGAACCCATTtccaattattaaaatatgttctttGGCGAAATAGCTGGGGATGGAGATGATCTGAATGGATGACCTGGATGATGACCTGCAAATTAGAGAATGAGCTTGTGGCCTCATCCGTTTATTCTGGAATAGTGTGATATTAAACAGTAGTATTCATGGTGTAAACTCTTCAGATTTTCCTCTTTGAGTAGGGATCCTTATCTAGGGAAAGAATTTCCTTGGGAACGCCTGGGGAATATGAAGTAGAATTTTGATATCTCAATCTTGTTCCCTCTTGTTCCCTTCTTGTTGTCGCCAATATGACTCTTTGATGTCGAGAGGCAATACAGAATAGAACAGTAGAAATCTCTTGTTCCTTTTCGAAAGGTACTTCCAGAAGCACTCTTCAATCTTAGCACATGTCGATCCTCAAACGTGCTTCACAATGATGAGATCATTGCACAGCTAAGCTTAAggatcgtgatcgtgaacAATCTCTCTGTTGTGATTTTTCTTGACAACGTTCACCCTCAATACTTCTCATCATCCGCTTAATAGATAAGTTGCAAACCGATGTTGTCACTATCTTCGACTCTTTTGATTCGCAATTTTGGTGAAAGTAGCGTACTCTGTGTACTCGTACTTACAACAATTTCCAAGAGAGACATTAACATGACAGAAAGGCATTTAAGCTGAAAGGGACACGTCGAGGCTCTTTAACCTGCAACCATTTAATTAGAGGTATtaggttttgtgttgttaatacgaggtggtttttatttgctaaaattaacaatacattaacaataATTACACATTAAAATTGAACGAACGATTACAGGACATCGATACGTTCGTTCCTCACGCCGGTCCGGCAGAGCAGAGAGAGAAATAGTTTAGTGACTCTGCCTTTGACGCCGAATGTCAAAAGGGAGTGCTTGACGTCTGCGCCTAGCCCAGTTTTATCCCATCACAGGGTGGCCACAACATTAGGTATAGTGACTTTCGTGATCGGATTAGTACTATCAAAAgaattttgttgtggtttcaATTAGTTATAACAAAGCAAGGGCAATGGAGTATTCGTACTTTATGCAGTACGAAAGGTTCGACCTATCCTACAACATTGATGGTGACAGGTCGTTCAAGTAAAATACTACATGAGCttaatgtgtattttttctacGTAAAATCCtggaaaatataaatttggGAAATCTATCCCCAGGTGCTTGATCAATAGTGCTTTAAAACAGTGTTCTACCACACGCTACAGTAGCTCACTTTGAGCAAATTCATTTGCTTTCAAGGCTGGCCAGCCATTAGTTAAGCTTAAAGCGCCATCTCAGCACAATCCCTTACACCCATGAAAAAGCGGTTCTTTTGTAACTCTTTCGACGATGTGACAATTTGCCCACCAAATCCAATTAACCTCGTTTATTCCTGTTCCCGGTACAGATCGAAACGAACTTCTCGGCGCTTGTTCCCAATGCTCTAATAAATTCGTTCCCTTAACTTAACGAGCGCGCGGTTCGTGGTGTGCAAATATTCCACTGCCTCCtgtttatgcaaataaaactaTCGTCGGGTCGTTCGTTGTTGCTCgctgttttccttccattcggtAGCGTGTAAACGTAAACGGTGGGATTTAAATATTGCATTTTCCCGTCTGTCATCTCGGGCGCGCCCAGCCCGCTGCAGTGCTTGGATGGGGTTTGACAACGTTCGTTGTTTGTGCAGATGCTGAGAAAAATGTCGTTTCTCCGGCCCCTTCCGGCACAGCGTTATTTTGCAGCGGGAACCGAACGGTGGTGGACGGATCGTGCCGGGTCGGCTGTAGTAACCTTGTGCGCGAAATTGAATTCTTCCAAAAGCTGACAACGTGTCCTTGGGGCGAACGTGGAATGTAGGCTATGCATGTGGTACGATGCGCCGATCATCATGGCCGGTAACTCCGGTTGCGGCTCTCCCAATCAGTTTCCAGTTCGAAGCTTTGCTGTCAACGGGGTAGCATTTTCGGGGCACCTTCGAATACGCCAGCTGTGATAAAGCACGACGGGGTTTGAGCAATGGCGCGCGAACAAAATGGCATGATGGTTTCAATTTgagcttgaaaaaaaaaaaacaaacattcctcTCACTTGGTCGAGTGAGGTGCAAATTGAGCATTCGTATGGTGGGTGGTGATGGGTGCATTAGTGCAAAACCTTATCCTACCTTGCCGCAGAGCTTGGTTCTGGCGTGTGATGGGGAGAAACAATTGAAACACCTGCGTGACTTGCGGTGAACTAAACcgggaaataaacaaattgagCTACGAGTAAGAAGTGTAGCATGGAGAGCAAAATTACCCCCTCCGAAAAGATGGCAAAAATCAACCCTGTTTGACGACGGCGGTGTACAGCGCGGCACAAAGCACAGCATGGGGTGGGCCTGTGTGCCATTTTAATccttgttttattgctttccgtGTTGGGAGGCGGTGTGGTGTGGTCTGTGGTTTCCTCAATTTTGGGCAATCTCGTGTACGAGTGCTGAAGAAACGTCGTAAAGGGAGGCATGATACGGGGTCcgttgtggtgtttttttccgtgCGTCCCTGCTAACGATCCCGAATGGTTGGGAAATGGCCATTTGCTGATGGATGTGTAGCGCAAGCAAAGCTCATGTCCCTACAcatactcttttttttctattaaacatCACTGAAGACATCCTTTGGTAGACAGTAGTGAAAGATGGAGTAGATTGGGTATGGTACAAGGTACGTGTTTGGGACGCCTCTGTTTAAGGAACGAACAATCAAACTGTCGTTAAATCGACATGCTAAAAAAGCTGTTTTGATAAGAGGAGTTACAGAGGAAGGAGGGAGAAGGGGGAACAGGGTGGAAAAACCTGTAAGCTATCACGCGGAAAAGCCTCAAGCCAGGGTCGTTACGGCTCTTCCGGATGAGTGCGCGTGCAAGTCGCAACCCATCGAAAGCACTCAGTAAATGTCACCGGAGGAAAAATCTGACCAGTGTGCTTTGCCCAACTGACGGATGATCGTTTGATCGCATTCGGGGGTGGAAAATTCATCCGCAACGTGTCACGTTCTCGAATGAACTGCCATGCCATACCTTGAAATTTACTCACCCTCTAGAAGTAGACAGAATTCGGTTCGAAAAATTATCCCCATTAAGTCAGGGGCCCAGCACTTGGTAGTGATAGGTGTGCTATGTTTGCCATGGATAGACCAGGGCGAAAGGATTGATTCGGTTATGGGCAATCGagtggaaacatttcaaacgaaacCTAGCTTCTCAGTTTTTCACCCCGAATTGACACTAGGGGTTCTTGCATGGGTGCGCAATGAGTCCGGTGTGGGACTAGGGGTTTTGACAAGGGTTAACGGATAGGTGTCACACCATTGTGCGATGGATGCGGTGGAAAATTAAGACAGTTTTACGAACTACCGGTGTCAATTGACGTGTGGGATCCAACCTTTGGTGGCTGGTGTCCGCAGATAGTTTCTAGTGTGCGCGGTGGCCAAGGTGAGCGGGTGGCCAACGGTGATGGTGTGTCAGCGTGGCAGTTTGTCAAGCGGAGTTGATGCGGAACAGATTTGGGATACGGTTATCGTTACGTTTTATTATGCTtagaattttcgtttttcaaaGTTTGTAAGGCATTAGGCGAAGATTTAGAAGAGATTTAGAATGAGAATAACGTgtatttatttgattattttttatctaaaCATCTTGGTTTTAGCTTAATCTTTTCCCATCTCTACTTTCAACCTCATAAAgggcaaaagttttgcaagtttttcatttttttatggcaTGAACTTGCCTCGCAGCGAAAAGGTTTACCTTCGGTGGTGTTTTCCGCCTCTTTTTACGGCTATTGAAGTTTAGCGGAAACGTGAAATCATCAAGTTAAATGATGTACCCAAGCGTatattgattgaatttagGGATGGAATGGTTGTTGGgtagataaaaacaaacaaacttgaTTTAAACCATAGGTCTTTCGCacggataaaaacaaaaaaacaaaacaaaaatcccattGCAAAGTTTACGATCTCACTGGGACATCTTACGGCAAACCGTTTCCGGGCGTGGTTTTGGTGGCGTGTGATTGGCGATACTTCCACAGCTTACCTTACGCACAGCGCATAACCCTCCGGGGAAGGagcgcaaaaaagaaaagagtgGAAAAATTGTCCACTTATAACCGTCCAGGAGCAGGATCAGCGCAATGCGCAGTGAGCCAAAAATACGTGGAAAAGACACAAACACgcgtacaaagaaaaaaaaaatcggcaattaaaactttaaattagaacgaaattaaattactcCTTACCGCAACATGAGTGATGGGTAGAGCCGAACGCTTCACGGATGTTGGGTGGAACTAGCAgtagggagttttttttattggggtACAGCGCTGTAAAATCCTATAACAATTTGTGACTCGAACTCTCGGATGAATTGGCTCCCTTTGAAGATAGCTGGATTTATGTAATCCATATTCGCATAACCAGATCTCAACTGCAAGGTAGACAGACACAGAATCAGGGCATTTAATCGGCGGCAAGTGCAGGTTGGTCGGTACTTGAGAAGGTCACTGTGCATGTAATGTGTTAGTCGATGTGGAGTTGCAAATGCTGCCGGAAAGATGCGCTCACATAAGGGGATATGGTAGTGGAATCCATTTTTTACCATCGTACATATTGCTGACAGGTAAATGGAATCGGATCTGGCACTGAAGAGCATCATAAGCTTCGGCGGCAACTCTTTAAGtacgagataaaaaaaaacaactcaccaGCATGACAATGTGAAAAGCTGCTCATAAACTTTTGTTCACTGATGGACTTGTTTCAGTGGTATATATTTGGAATGGCACTATGCGTGAGAGGTGCCACCGATGAATTACGTGATTGTGAAGTTTATCAGCAGTTCTGGTAGAGCTTAATTGAGTGTTGATTGAGTTCCCGTGATTTATCACGATCCAAACGCTATAGTGCATGTTCTATAGTGATAGTTGAATGGTTCCCAGACCATTCAATCGTGTCTGGACAAACCGCGTCAACCGGCTTGATATTATCCGATGAAATTGCTTTGAcgttgcgtttgttgttgttttatgtccGTTCAACAATGGAACTCAAAATTAGTCCAAGTTTAGCGTACTTTACTCTTTCAACTTTAATATTATATCGATTCTcatatacaggcagtccctgagatacgcggttcctctcaTACGCGGATTCGAAGATatgcggtttttggaaatttgacagctgagttagtttatagcacaaaatctaagcgaAAAGGTGTAAAATCGGTCTAAAATAGTgtcctttgtcatataaaacatttgtttttagttcgttttaatgtattctatcaaacAATAGCCtagtttgctgaataaattaagtgcagagaagga
This region of Anopheles marshallii chromosome 2, idAnoMarsDA_429_01, whole genome shotgun sequence genomic DNA includes:
- the LOC128719980 gene encoding V-type proton ATPase subunit B; translated protein: MSTMYNKTLSAHQAHKEHVLAVSRDFISQPRLIYKTVSGVNGPLVILDEVKFPKFAEIVQLRLSDGTIRSGQVLEVSGSKAVVQVFEGTSGIDAKNTVCEFTGDILRTPVSEDMLGRVFNGSGKPIDKGPPILAEDFLDIQGQPINPWSRIYPEEMIQTGISAIDVMNSIARGQKIPIFSAAGLPHNEIAAQICRQAGLVKQTGKSVLDEHEDNFAIVFAAMGVNMETARFFKQDFEENGSMENVCLFLNLANDPTIERIITPRLALTAAEFLAYQCEKHVLVILTDMSSYAEALREVSAAREEVPGRRGFPGYMYTDLATIYERAGRVEGRNGSITQIPILTMPNDDITHPIPDLTGYITEGQIYVDRQLHNRQIYPPVNVLPSLSRLMKSAIGEGMTRKDHSDVSNQLYACYAIGKDVQAMKAVVGEEALTPDDLLYLEFLTKFEKNFISQGNYENRTVFESLDIGWQLLRIFPKEMLKRIPASILAEFYPRDSRH